DNA sequence from the Desulfobulbaceae bacterium genome:
GCGCTTCTCAGAAAAGAGTCCCGGGGGTTACACTATTTAGCGGAGTTCCCGACTGCCGACAACATCAACTGGAGGAAATATAGTATCCTTCAAAAACATCACTCGCCCACCTACCAGCAAATTATCTAATAGGCCATTACGACTGCCTTTCACAGTCACAGAGCAGCATGATTGTTAATAAATGAAGAGCTATTCATTTATTATCGCTTACCGCCTTGACAAATGGCCAGAGCTATAGTATTCAATGTCATCTTGCAGAATGGATTTAATTTTCAAACCATTTCTTACAAATAAGTAAAGGAGGAGTTACAATGGCTACAATAGATCATGAAGGAAAATCCTATAATGTTGACGAGGACGGCTTCCTAACCAAAGGTATGGAAGAGTGGGATAACGGTTGGGTTGAGTATGTTCGTAGCGTCGAAGGTATTGGCGAACTGACAGACGAGCACAGAAAAGTTATCGATACTCTCCAAGAGTACTATAAGAAAAATGGTATCGCCCCAATGGTACGTATTCTTTCTAAAACTACAGGCTTCCCACTTAAAAGAATTTACGAGCTTTTCCCATCAGGACCAGGAAAAGGAGCATGTAAAATGGCTGGCCTTCCAAAGCCTACCGGTTGTGTATAATAACTGACCGTATAGAACACGCTTTTATTTAGTTAAAAAGGGGATTCATGCTCAGGCATGAATCCCCTTTTTTTATTCCGGCCATTGATAATTACGACGCTAAAACTTTATCCAGCATTGATTGATGTATCACCTCAATCATCGCAGTATAGTCTTTCGAATTTACGATAGCGCCCCTTATCCCACCGCGCAAATTGACCTCCAGCATATAGGTTTCATCCTGGTCGGTAACCA
Encoded proteins:
- a CDS encoding TusE/DsrC/DsvC family sulfur relay protein is translated as MATIDHEGKSYNVDEDGFLTKGMEEWDNGWVEYVRSVEGIGELTDEHRKVIDTLQEYYKKNGIAPMVRILSKTTGFPLKRIYELFPSGPGKGACKMAGLPKPTGCV